In the genome of Isoalcanivorax indicus, one region contains:
- a CDS encoding SRPBCC family protein, whose protein sequence is MQRIDIQKSFPFPVSDLFAFFADHENLEKVFVPAKIRRIKDGEGDINGLGSVRRLRILMAPPFEETVTVFVPNERIEYRITRGSPLRNHHGVMRFSDDGQGGSHLHYTIEFEGKLPLVAAIVRAALDRGIRKALDGLRL, encoded by the coding sequence ATGCAGCGCATCGATATCCAGAAAAGCTTTCCGTTCCCGGTCTCCGACCTGTTTGCGTTTTTTGCTGACCACGAAAACCTGGAAAAGGTGTTCGTGCCGGCGAAGATTCGTCGCATCAAGGACGGCGAGGGTGACATCAACGGCCTCGGCTCGGTGCGTCGTCTGCGCATCCTGATGGCGCCGCCGTTCGAGGAAACCGTGACGGTGTTCGTGCCGAATGAGCGCATCGAGTACCGCATTACCCGTGGCAGCCCGCTGCGCAATCACCATGGCGTCATGCGTTTCAGCGACGACGGTCAGGGGGGCAGCCATCTGCATTACACCATCGAGTTTGAAGGCAAGTTGCCGCTGGTGGCGGCTATTGTGCGGGCGGCACTGGATCGGGGGATTCGCAAGGCGCTGGACGGTTTGCGTTTGTAA
- the hslU gene encoding ATP-dependent protease ATPase subunit HslU, with protein MSAMTPREIVTELNRHIVGQEAAKKAVALALRNRWRRMQLPLELRNEVAPKNILMIGPTGVGKTEIARRLARLADAPFIKVEATKFTEVGYVGRDVESIIRDLVEMGVKLLREKEMRKQQARAEDAAEERLLDALLPPARGDQPTDNSTRQLFRKKLREGELDDREIEMDLSAQPMGVEIMAPPGMEEMTSQLQQMFSRMGGAKRKTRKLKVREARRLVRDEEAAKLVNEDELKTRAVDLVENNGIVFIDEIDKVAKRGETSGTDVSREGVQRDLLPLIEGSTVSTKYGMVKTDHILFIASGAFHLSKPSDLIPELQGRLPIRVELSALSVEDFECILTEPNASLTEQYRALLATEGLKVEFTKDCIRRIAEVAWQVNERVENIGARRLHTVLEKLLEEISFDADDLATQYHDKPLVLDAQAVDRYLGELAADEDLSRYIL; from the coding sequence ATGTCCGCAATGACACCCCGCGAAATCGTTACCGAGTTGAACCGGCATATTGTCGGGCAGGAAGCCGCCAAGAAAGCTGTGGCGCTGGCCCTGCGCAATCGCTGGCGGCGCATGCAGCTGCCCCTGGAGCTGCGCAATGAAGTCGCACCGAAAAATATTTTGATGATCGGCCCGACCGGTGTCGGCAAGACCGAAATTGCCCGCCGCCTGGCACGCCTGGCCGATGCTCCCTTTATCAAGGTGGAAGCCACCAAGTTTACCGAGGTCGGTTACGTCGGCCGGGATGTGGAATCCATCATTCGTGATCTCGTAGAGATGGGCGTCAAGCTGCTGCGCGAGAAAGAGATGCGCAAGCAGCAGGCCCGCGCCGAGGATGCCGCCGAAGAGCGCCTGCTCGACGCCCTGCTGCCCCCGGCACGCGGCGACCAGCCCACCGACAACAGCACCCGCCAGCTGTTTCGCAAGAAGCTGCGCGAGGGCGAACTCGATGACCGCGAAATCGAGATGGATCTTTCAGCGCAACCGATGGGCGTAGAGATCATGGCGCCGCCGGGCATGGAGGAAATGACCAGCCAGCTGCAGCAGATGTTCTCGCGCATGGGCGGCGCCAAGCGCAAGACCCGCAAGCTGAAGGTGCGTGAGGCACGCCGCCTGGTGCGCGACGAAGAAGCCGCCAAACTGGTCAACGAAGATGAACTGAAAACCCGTGCCGTGGACCTGGTGGAAAACAACGGCATCGTCTTTATCGACGAGATCGACAAGGTGGCCAAGCGCGGCGAAACCAGCGGCACCGATGTCAGCCGCGAAGGCGTTCAGCGTGACCTGTTGCCCCTGATAGAGGGCAGCACTGTCAGCACCAAGTACGGCATGGTCAAAACCGACCATATCCTGTTTATTGCTTCGGGTGCCTTCCACCTGAGCAAGCCTTCGGATCTGATTCCGGAATTGCAGGGCCGCCTGCCGATTCGCGTGGAACTGTCTGCACTCAGCGTCGAAGATTTCGAGTGCATCCTGACGGAGCCGAATGCATCACTGACGGAACAGTACCGTGCCCTGCTGGCCACCGAAGGCCTGAAAGTGGAGTTCACCAAGGACTGCATCCGTCGCATCGCCGAAGTGGCCTGGCAAGTAAACGAGCGGGTGGAAAACATCGGCGCCCGTCGCCTGCATACGGTGCTGGAGAAACTGCTGGAAGAAATCAGCTTCGACGCCGACGACCTGGCCACCCAATACCATGACAAACCGCTGGTACTGGATGCGCAGGCCGTGGATCGCTATCTGGGCGAACTGGCCGCCGACGAGGACCTCAGCCGCTATATTCTTTGA
- the hslV gene encoding ATP-dependent protease subunit HslV — translation MEQYRGTTIVSVRRGNQVVIGGDGQVSLGNTVMKGNARKVRRLHHGKVIAGFAGGTADAFTLFERFEAQLDKHQGQLVRAAVELAKDWRTDRALRRLEALLAVADKENSLIITGNGDVIEPEQDLIAIGSGGPFAQSAARALLENTELPAREIVAKSLAIAGDICIYTNHNHTFEELSW, via the coding sequence ATGGAACAGTATCGTGGCACCACCATCGTGTCCGTCCGCCGCGGCAATCAGGTCGTGATCGGTGGTGACGGCCAGGTCAGCCTCGGCAACACCGTCATGAAAGGCAATGCCCGCAAGGTACGCCGCCTGCATCACGGCAAGGTCATTGCCGGCTTCGCCGGCGGCACCGCCGATGCCTTCACCCTGTTCGAGCGCTTCGAAGCGCAACTGGACAAACACCAGGGGCAGCTGGTGCGCGCCGCCGTGGAACTGGCCAAGGACTGGCGCACCGATCGCGCCCTGCGCCGCCTGGAAGCCCTGCTGGCCGTGGCCGACAAGGAAAATTCCCTGATCATTACCGGCAACGGCGACGTGATCGAACCGGAGCAGGATCTGATTGCCATCGGTTCCGGCGGCCCCTTCGCCCAGTCCGCCGCCCGCGCCCTGCTGGAAAACACCGAACTGCCCGCCCGGGAGATTGTGGCCAAGAGCCTCGCCATCGCTGGCGATATCTGCATCTACACCAACCACAATCACACCTTCGAAGAATTGTCCTGGTGA
- a CDS encoding SPOR domain-containing protein, whose amino-acid sequence MARKPAPRRGASKAAASNRLVPGWVWLFTGVVAGLFIAFLFHLGQVQLDAERTPRVAEAPKAEAEPPKGSDSRGPRFDFYAVLPQMEVIMPKGDDDTPQPARPSRDTTPPADNGTDDSQIAHRQAEHFLLQAGSFRRSEDADRRRAELIIQGLDARVQPVSLESGDTWHRVMIGPFTNANAMHRVQDQLVGVGIETLAIRVRDPDA is encoded by the coding sequence ATGGCTCGCAAACCTGCTCCCCGCCGCGGCGCCAGCAAAGCTGCCGCCAGCAACCGCCTGGTTCCGGGCTGGGTCTGGCTGTTCACCGGCGTTGTCGCCGGCCTGTTCATTGCCTTCCTGTTCCATCTGGGCCAGGTACAACTGGACGCCGAACGCACACCGCGTGTTGCCGAAGCCCCCAAGGCCGAAGCCGAGCCGCCGAAAGGCAGCGACAGCCGCGGCCCGCGTTTCGACTTCTATGCGGTACTGCCGCAGATGGAAGTGATCATGCCGAAAGGCGACGACGACACCCCGCAACCGGCCCGGCCCTCGCGTGACACCACGCCGCCCGCCGATAACGGCACCGATGACAGCCAGATCGCACACCGTCAGGCCGAGCACTTCCTGCTCCAGGCGGGCAGCTTTCGCCGTTCGGAAGATGCTGACCGGCGCCGCGCAGAGCTGATCATCCAGGGCCTCGATGCCCGGGTGCAGCCTGTCAGCCTGGAATCCGGCGATACCTGGCACCGCGTCATGATCGGCCCCTTCACCAACGCCAACGCCATGCACCGCGTCCAGGACCAGCTGGTGGGCGTCGGCATCGAAACCCTGGCCATCCGCGTGCGCGACCCGGACGCCTGA
- the argS gene encoding arginine--tRNA ligase — MKEQIITLVEQALDALRQAGTLPAEPRPPVQVERTRDKQHGDFATNIALMLAKPAGRKPREVAEALVAALPASPAISKVEIAGPGFINFFQAGDVLGSALKAALADDHLGVPQANPPGTVVVDYSSPNLAKEMHVGHLRSTIIGDAVARTLEFLGHRVIRQNHVGDWGTQFGMLLAYLEEQQDQAELSAELSDLEQFYRAAKQRFDDSGEFADRARSLVVKLQSGDAHCLKLWHDFNQVSLSHCFEVYARLGVSLTPQDVRGESAYNPDLAQIVAHLDQAGLLVESDGARCVFLDEFKTRDGQPLPVIVQKADGGYLYATSDLAALRYRSQTLQADRILYFVDQRQALHFQQVFEVARRAALVKPGTDLEHMGFGTMNGPDGRPFKTRTGGTVKLVDLLSEAEDRALALVSDKNPDLDQDELVDIASTVGISAVKYADLSKHRGSDYIFNFDQMLSFDGNTAPYLLYAYTRVASVFRKAGIDPHTLDAPIMLEQEREEALANQLLQFAEVLQQVADKGLPHLLCSYLYELAGQFSGFYEHCPILSAESEALRDSRLQLAWLTARTLKQGLALLGIRTLERM, encoded by the coding sequence ATGAAAGAACAGATCATTACTCTGGTAGAGCAGGCTCTTGATGCCCTGCGCCAGGCGGGCACCTTGCCTGCGGAGCCCCGTCCTCCGGTTCAGGTGGAGCGCACCCGCGACAAACAGCACGGTGACTTCGCCACCAATATTGCCCTGATGCTGGCCAAGCCCGCCGGGCGCAAGCCGCGCGAGGTGGCCGAAGCGCTGGTGGCCGCCCTGCCTGCCAGCCCGGCCATCAGCAAGGTCGAGATCGCGGGTCCCGGCTTCATCAATTTCTTCCAGGCCGGCGACGTCCTCGGCAGCGCCCTGAAAGCCGCGCTGGCCGACGACCACCTGGGGGTGCCTCAGGCCAATCCGCCCGGCACGGTGGTGGTGGATTACTCGTCGCCCAACCTGGCCAAGGAAATGCACGTCGGCCACCTGCGCTCGACCATCATCGGTGATGCCGTGGCGCGCACGCTGGAGTTTCTCGGCCATCGCGTGATCCGCCAGAACCATGTCGGCGACTGGGGCACCCAGTTCGGCATGCTGCTGGCCTATCTGGAAGAACAGCAGGACCAGGCCGAGTTGTCCGCCGAGCTGTCCGATCTGGAGCAGTTCTACCGCGCCGCCAAACAGCGCTTCGACGACAGCGGGGAGTTTGCCGACCGCGCCCGCTCACTGGTGGTCAAGCTGCAATCCGGTGACGCCCACTGCCTGAAGCTGTGGCACGACTTCAATCAGGTCTCCCTGAGCCATTGTTTCGAGGTCTATGCGCGCCTGGGCGTCAGCCTGACCCCGCAAGACGTGCGCGGCGAAAGCGCCTACAACCCGGATCTGGCGCAGATCGTGGCCCATCTGGACCAGGCGGGCCTGCTGGTGGAAAGCGACGGTGCCCGCTGCGTGTTTCTGGACGAGTTCAAGACGCGGGACGGCCAGCCCCTGCCGGTCATCGTGCAGAAGGCGGATGGCGGCTACCTTTACGCCACCAGCGACCTGGCCGCACTGCGCTATCGCAGCCAGACCTTGCAGGCAGACCGCATCCTGTACTTCGTGGATCAACGCCAGGCCCTGCATTTCCAGCAAGTGTTCGAGGTGGCCCGGCGCGCCGCACTGGTCAAGCCGGGCACCGATCTCGAACACATGGGCTTTGGCACCATGAACGGCCCCGATGGCCGCCCCTTCAAGACGCGCACCGGCGGCACCGTGAAGCTGGTGGATCTGCTCAGCGAAGCGGAAGACCGGGCGCTGGCCCTGGTCAGCGACAAGAACCCCGACCTGGACCAGGATGAACTGGTGGATATCGCCAGCACCGTGGGCATCAGCGCGGTCAAGTATGCCGACCTGAGCAAGCATCGCGGCAGCGATTACATCTTCAATTTCGACCAGATGCTCAGCTTCGACGGCAACACTGCGCCTTATCTGCTGTACGCCTACACCCGTGTGGCCAGCGTGTTCCGCAAGGCAGGCATTGACCCGCATACACTGGATGCGCCGATAATGCTCGAGCAGGAACGCGAGGAAGCACTTGCAAACCAGCTTCTCCAGTTTGCCGAAGTCCTCCAGCAGGTGGCCGACAAAGGTCTGCCCCATCTGCTGTGCAGCTACCTGTATGAACTGGCCGGGCAGTTTTCCGGCTTCTATGAACATTGCCCGATCCTCAGCGCCGAGTCGGAGGCGTTGCGTGACAGCCGCCTGCAACTGGCCTGGCTGACCGCCCGCACCCTGAAACAGGGCCTGGCGCTACTGGGCATCCGCACACTGGAGCGCATGTAA
- a CDS encoding primosomal protein N': MTAQTVLRVAVPVPLRQLFDYLPPAGALPAPGCRCEVDFGPRRLVGVVWEVGPASHDSSKIRPVRRMLDDTPVLDADLRTLCQRAASYYQHPIGEVLQTALPVLLRQDQSAERPGELVWRLTARGRFADPASLARAPRQQQALTILSEHPDGLSRPMLTSLGLSSPPLKALESKGWAELVTDTPTPLPLPGGNPLAEPHLAASPEQDAAIRALNNSQGFAPFLLDGVTGSGKTEVYLQAMAQQLAAGRQVLVLVPEIGLTPQTIRRFRSRFTVPVTVLHSGLSDRERLQAWHDAREGRAGIVLGTRSAIFTPMHAPGLIIVDEAHDTSFKQQDGFRYSARDLAVWRAQLLDIPVVLGTATPALETLYQAEQGRYRHLRLTHRAGPARPPVIHIEDCRSLRADTPLSPRSLEALKQTLAADRQALVFINRRGYAPMLLCQDCGWQSECDRCDANMTWHRAAGELRCHHCDHRRRVPRHCPQCGSAHLRDMGAGTEKLEALLAKEFPDTRLIRIDRDSTRRKGSLDAGLADIRKGGAALLVGTQMLAKGHHFAHLDLAVMLDADAGFLSADFRGPEYAAQLILQVAGRTGRSERAGRLLVQTRQPDNPLLQLLSQGDYHRYARQLLSERQALGLPPYGHLALLRAEAMDAGTAMTLLSEARDTLPLDSGLHLLGPAPAPMERRQGRYRAQLLLMAPMRGTLHRQLPALLDALANHPLQRKCRWHLDVDPADLL, translated from the coding sequence TTGACTGCCCAGACCGTGCTCAGGGTGGCGGTTCCCGTCCCCCTGCGGCAACTTTTCGACTACCTGCCCCCGGCGGGCGCGCTGCCCGCGCCGGGCTGCCGCTGCGAGGTGGACTTCGGCCCGCGACGGCTGGTGGGCGTGGTCTGGGAGGTCGGCCCGGCCAGCCATGACAGCAGCAAAATCCGCCCGGTCCGCCGCATGCTGGACGACACCCCGGTACTGGATGCCGATCTGCGCACCCTGTGCCAGCGCGCCGCCAGCTATTACCAGCACCCGATTGGCGAGGTACTGCAAACCGCCCTGCCGGTGCTGCTGCGCCAGGACCAGAGCGCTGAACGCCCGGGCGAACTGGTCTGGCGCCTGACCGCCCGGGGCCGCTTTGCCGATCCTGCCAGCCTGGCGCGGGCGCCCCGCCAGCAACAGGCGCTGACCATCCTCAGCGAACATCCGGACGGCCTCAGCCGACCGATGCTGACCAGCCTGGGGCTGTCCAGCCCGCCACTCAAGGCACTGGAGAGCAAGGGCTGGGCCGAACTGGTCACCGACACGCCTACCCCGCTGCCCCTGCCCGGCGGCAATCCGCTGGCAGAACCGCATCTGGCCGCCAGCCCGGAACAGGATGCCGCCATCCGCGCCCTGAACAACAGCCAGGGCTTTGCCCCGTTCCTGCTGGATGGCGTCACCGGCAGCGGCAAGACAGAAGTGTACCTGCAAGCCATGGCACAGCAGCTGGCGGCCGGGCGGCAAGTACTGGTGCTGGTGCCCGAGATCGGCCTGACACCGCAGACCATCCGTCGTTTCCGCAGCCGTTTCACCGTGCCGGTCACCGTGCTGCACTCCGGCCTGAGCGACCGCGAGCGGCTGCAGGCCTGGCACGACGCCCGCGAAGGCCGGGCCGGCATCGTGCTCGGCACCCGCTCAGCCATCTTCACCCCGATGCACGCCCCCGGCCTGATCATTGTCGATGAGGCCCACGACACCTCGTTCAAACAGCAGGACGGCTTTCGTTACTCCGCCCGCGACCTGGCCGTATGGCGCGCCCAACTGCTGGACATTCCCGTGGTGCTCGGCACCGCCACCCCGGCCCTGGAAACCCTGTACCAGGCCGAACAGGGCCGCTACCGGCATCTGCGCCTGACGCATCGCGCCGGGCCCGCCCGCCCGCCTGTCATTCATATCGAGGACTGCCGCAGCCTGCGCGCGGACACCCCGCTCAGCCCACGCAGCCTGGAGGCGCTGAAGCAGACCCTCGCCGCCGATCGTCAGGCCCTGGTGTTCATCAACCGGCGCGGCTATGCGCCCATGCTGCTGTGCCAGGACTGCGGCTGGCAGTCTGAGTGCGACCGCTGCGACGCCAACATGACCTGGCACCGCGCGGCGGGCGAGCTGCGCTGCCATCACTGCGATCATCGCCGACGCGTACCCCGGCATTGCCCGCAATGTGGTTCGGCGCACCTGCGCGACATGGGGGCTGGCACGGAGAAACTGGAAGCCCTGCTGGCAAAGGAATTCCCCGACACACGCCTGATCCGCATCGATCGCGACAGCACACGCCGCAAGGGCAGCCTGGATGCCGGGCTGGCCGATATCCGCAAGGGCGGTGCCGCGCTGCTGGTGGGCACCCAGATGCTGGCCAAGGGACATCACTTCGCGCACCTGGATCTGGCGGTAATGCTGGATGCCGACGCCGGTTTCCTGAGCGCTGACTTCCGCGGCCCCGAATACGCCGCCCAACTGATTCTTCAGGTGGCTGGCCGCACCGGCCGCAGCGAACGCGCCGGACGTCTGCTGGTTCAGACCCGGCAACCGGACAACCCCTTGCTGCAACTGCTCAGCCAGGGCGACTACCACCGCTATGCCCGGCAGTTGCTCAGCGAACGCCAGGCCCTGGGCCTGCCACCCTACGGCCACCTGGCCCTGCTGCGCGCCGAAGCCATGGACGCGGGCACCGCCATGACACTGCTCAGCGAAGCCCGCGACACCCTGCCCCTGGACAGCGGCCTGCACCTGCTCGGGCCCGCACCCGCGCCCATGGAGCGACGCCAGGGACGTTATCGGGCACAGTTGCTGCTGATGGCCCCGATGCGCGGCACCCTGCACCGCCAGCTACCGGCGCTGCTCGACGCTCTGGCAAACCACCCGCTGCAACGCAAGTGCCGCTGGCATCTGGACGTCGACCCCGCCGATCTGCTGTAA
- the rpmE gene encoding 50S ribosomal protein L31 yields the protein MKAEIHPDYQNVTITCSCGNVMKTRSTRCEDFLVDVCSKCHPFYTGTQKQAESGGQIDKFKQRFGVLSSRKKG from the coding sequence ATGAAAGCAGAGATCCATCCCGATTACCAGAACGTGACCATTACCTGCAGCTGCGGGAATGTCATGAAGACCCGTTCCACCCGTTGTGAAGACTTCCTGGTGGACGTGTGCTCGAAATGTCACCCCTTCTACACCGGCACGCAGAAGCAGGCCGAGAGCGGTGGCCAGATCGACAAGTTCAAACAGCGTTTCGGTGTGCTCAGCTCCCGCAAGAAGGGCTGA
- a CDS encoding malic enzyme-like NAD(P)-binding protein yields MSDEFKQAALDYHAKPRPGKISVEITKPTETSGDLTLAYSPGVAEPVREIAREPELAYRFTSKGNLVAVISDGTAILGLGDLGALASKPVMEGKGILFKRFAGIDVFDIEVEAESSQAFIDTVRRIHVTFGGINLEDIKAPECFEIERILKEQCDIPVFHDDQHGTAIVVCAGLINALALQDKKIEEIVVVCVGAGAAGVASIRLMIELGVRKENILMLDRKGVIHSRRDDLNQYKAAFANETDKRTLADAVAGADVFIGVSGPDMLTAEMVASMAPKPIVFALANPDPEIRPELAHQVRKDMIIATGRSDYPNQVNNVLGFPYIFRGALDVRASAINEEMKLAAVHAIAGLVREPVPDVVLKAYGGDAITFGPDYIIPKPNDPRLLGAVSAAVARAAVDTGVARKGYPSHYPLETVDDIFPEI; encoded by the coding sequence ATGTCGGATGAGTTCAAGCAGGCGGCGCTTGATTATCATGCCAAGCCTCGGCCGGGCAAGATCAGTGTCGAGATTACCAAACCCACGGAGACCAGTGGCGACCTTACCCTGGCCTACAGCCCGGGCGTGGCCGAGCCGGTGCGCGAGATTGCGCGCGAGCCGGAGCTGGCCTATCGCTTCACCTCCAAGGGCAACCTGGTGGCGGTGATCAGCGACGGTACCGCCATTCTGGGGTTGGGGGATCTGGGCGCCCTGGCGTCGAAGCCGGTCATGGAAGGCAAGGGGATCCTGTTCAAGCGCTTCGCCGGCATTGATGTGTTCGATATCGAAGTCGAGGCGGAAAGCTCCCAGGCGTTCATCGACACGGTGCGCCGTATCCATGTCACCTTTGGTGGTATCAACCTGGAAGACATCAAGGCCCCGGAATGCTTCGAAATCGAGCGCATTCTCAAGGAGCAGTGTGATATCCCGGTGTTTCATGATGACCAGCACGGTACGGCCATTGTGGTCTGCGCCGGGCTGATCAACGCGCTGGCGTTGCAGGACAAGAAGATCGAAGAGATTGTCGTGGTCTGCGTTGGCGCCGGCGCTGCCGGTGTCGCCTCCATCCGATTGATGATCGAGCTGGGGGTGCGCAAGGAAAACATCCTGATGCTGGATCGCAAGGGTGTGATTCATTCGCGTCGTGATGATCTGAACCAGTACAAGGCGGCCTTCGCCAATGAGACCGACAAGCGCACCCTGGCTGATGCTGTGGCCGGTGCCGATGTGTTTATCGGTGTGTCGGGCCCGGACATGCTGACGGCAGAAATGGTCGCCTCGATGGCACCGAAGCCGATTGTCTTCGCCCTGGCCAACCCGGATCCCGAGATTCGTCCGGAGCTGGCGCATCAGGTGCGCAAGGATATGATCATTGCCACTGGCCGTTCGGATTACCCGAATCAGGTGAATAATGTGCTGGGCTTCCCCTACATCTTCCGGGGGGCGCTGGACGTGCGAGCCAGTGCCATCAACGAAGAGATGAAGCTGGCGGCGGTGCACGCCATTGCTGGCCTGGTGCGAGAGCCGGTGCCGGATGTCGTGCTCAAGGCCTATGGCGGGGACGCCATCACTTTCGGCCCGGATTACATCATTCCCAAGCCGAACGATCCGCGGTTGCTCGGCGCGGTATCGGCGGCCGTGGCGCGTGCGGCGGTGGACACCGGCGTGGCGCGCAAGGGGTATCCGTCCCATTACCCGCTGGAAACCGTGGACGATATCTTCCCGGAGATCTGA